TGTCTTGTCCCGCGTAAATATGATTCCGGATTAGCATGAAGTTTCATTTGTGCATCCGCAGTCCGGCCTTCAGTATAGACAACCAGCGCATTGTTTGGCAGAAATGCTGCCGATACAGCTACTGCACCATTTAGCAATCCACCGGGATCATTGCGTAAATCTAATATCAAACCTTTCATGGGAATTGAGCTTTCTTTGAATAATTTTTTCAAAGCCTGGGCTAGATTTTCACCGGTTTGCTCCTGAAATTGAGTGATGCGAACATAGGCATAGCCTGGTTCGATTAGCTTGGATTTAACACTCTGTATTTTTATAATGTCTCGTATTAATGTAAAAATTAATGGCTCAGTTTCACCCTCTCGTACTACAGTAATCGTAATGGGTGTTTTGGGTTTTCCGCGCATACGTTTGATTGCTTCATTCAATGTCATGCCTTTAACAGCGGTATCATCCAGTTTGATAATAAGATCGCCTGTTTTAATACCCGCGTGAAATGCCGGGGTATCTTCGATAGGTGAAATCACTTTAACTAACCCATCTTCCATACTGACTTGGATGCCCAGTCCACCGAATTCACCTTGTGTTCCTATTTGTAACTCTTTGTAGTCATCCTTATCGAGATAGGCAGAATGTGGATCCAGTCCAACTAACATTCCATTAATAGCTTCAGTAATGAGTTTTTTATCCTCTACCTGTTCAACATAATCACTTTTGATGCGCCCAAATACTTGCGAGAATGTGCGTAATTCTTCGATCGGCAGTGGATGCAATACTTCCTTCGTTTCTTTATTAGCTACGGCAGAGAAATTCAAGCTGAGCATTATGCCAGTGATGGCACCAATAAGAATTAAACCGGTTTTTTTAACTATGTCACGCATTACGCTATCTCCGCACTGATCGAATTTTATCGTTAATACTTTCATTCTATTTTTATCCATGTCAAAGGATCAAATGGTTTGCCCTTGTGACGTAATTCAAAGTATAAACCGGAATCTAGATTGCCGCCGCTGTTTCCTGCTGCTGCAATGATGTCACCACCGCGGATTATGTCACCCACTTGTTTGTATAGTGTTTCATTATTGCCATATAAACTCATATAACCGTTACCATGATCTACAATCATCAGATTTCCAAAACCTCGGAGCCAATCCGCAAATACAATTCGCCCATCTGCAATAGCCTTTATATCATTACCGCTGGGTGAACGGATAAATAATCCATTCCACGTAATATGCTTACCAGATCGTGGACTACCAAAACGACTGACAAGTTCCCCTCGTACGGGTAAATATAAGCGCCCCTTAAGGGATGCAAATGACTGTTTTTCCTTGGAAGTATTCGGAAGCTTATTATTGTACAAAGGGGGGGTGATATTTCGTTTGGCGAGCAGCTTGTTGATCTGTTCGACTAGATTGGCGATACGTTTTTCGTCATGTTTGAGCTTGTTGATTTCTTGCCGTTGTTGAATAATTTTCTCGGAAATCTGGGAAAGAACCATCTGACGTTTGGTTTTTTCTTGTGCCAGCTTTTCTGTTTGCTTGGAATACTCAGTTTGGATTGCAGTAAGTTGATCCATTTGTTTGCGACTAGTCCTGGTGAGTATTTCGAGTTTTTTTTGGTTTATACGTAGGGTACGAATATTTTCTGAGCGTGCCAACGAGAGATGTTTGTAATAATGAATATTACGCGCAATCTGATTAGGATCCTGTTGATTGAGTAATAACCTCAGATATTTTTGCTGGCCACCCAGATATTGTTGATATAGTAATTTGTCAAGTTGTTTTTGTGCCACATTAATACTGGTTTTAACACGTTTATGCTTTGCCTGTAAACGTTTTAAGTTCACCTCGATTCGTCGTTTCTCGCGTGTTAGTTCAGTAAGTTTACGATTTGCGTTACTGATAGCACGCTCGGACTCTCGGAGAGCATCGGCTGCCTCCAGCTTTGATTCTTCTTTACGAGATAAGTCCTTTTGTAATACTTGAATACGGTTACGGAGTTCCCTTAGATTTTCTTTATGATCGGGTGTGGCATAAAGCAGGTGTGACTGCATCAAAATGCAGATCAAGATGAAGATCAAGATCAATTTCAGTGGCATACAGCATAAAAGATAGAGGCGATCGGGCTCGCCTGATCCCGGATACAGCTTTATCAAGTGAGAACATTTGACCATTGATGGACTATACGATCTCGTATGATATGAAATTAATATTATATTTTTGATTTACCTTGATTCGTCATTGCCTGCATTGCTTCCTGGATTTCTAGCGGGTTTCCGAGATAATAGTTTCGTATCGGTTTTAAGTGATCATCTAGCTCGTACACTAATGGTACACCTGTTGGAATATTGCAGTTTAGAATTTCTTGGTCAGGAATGCCGTCCAGATACTTAACAAGCGCTCTTAATGAATTCCCGTGAGCGGTGATAATAACGCGACTTCCTGATTGGACCTGAGGTGCGATAACGTCATTCCAGTATGGAAGAAATCTGATGACGGTATCTTTAAGACATTCGGTTAGAGGTATGTCTTGATTAGCAAGTTCCTTATAACGAAGATCATTTCCAGGATAGCGATCATCGTTGATAGTTAGTGCGGGAGGTTGAATATCATAACTACGTCGCCATACTAAAACCTGTTCGTCACCATATTTGGTTGCCGTTTCAGCTTTATTCAATCCCTGTAGCGCGCCATAATGCCGTTCATTTAGCCGCCAGCTTAGATGAACAGGAATCCACATTTGATCCATTTCATCGAGCGTAACCCATAAGGTACGAATAGCCCGCTTCAATACTGAAGTATAAGCTTGATCAAAGATAAAGCCATGTTCCCGCAATAATCGGCCAGCGTTCTGGGCTTCTTTTAAGCCCTTTGGTGTTAAATCAACATCTGTCCAGCCGGTGAATCGATTTTCTTTGTTCCAGATACTTTCTCCGTGTCGCAGGAGAACGAGTTTTTTCATGTTAGCCTTTTATGAAAAGGGAGTTTTTTTGTCAAGCAGCTTGAAATATTCTACTATTCTATTATATTTTGACGATGTTCGCAGCATCCAACTTTACTTTAGACTTGAATATAATGATAAGAAGAATGGGTATATTTCACATCATTTGCTTTATTTTTGGCATGATTGCGCTGTGAGCGTATTTTTTATATTTTTTGCTAAGAAGGCAGTTCACCATAGGGTTTTCGACAGATCCGGGATATTTATAATCACAATATGATGATGTGCGCTTGACTGGTGAAAGGGAAAAGATCATGAACGGTCAGTTTCTGATAAAATCAATTGTTTGAAGATACAAGATAAGTACATATGGAATCGACATTGTTGCAAGATTATTTTCTCCTGAGACCGGAGAATTTACTATTCGTTGTTGCTGCGTTAATGAGTGGAGGCATGTTGTTATGGTCGACGATATCGGGTCGATCAGCCAAGGAAATTGATACACGTACAGCGATACAGTTAATTAATTACAAAGATGCTTTAGTGCTGGATGTCCGAGACGATAGTGAGTATGCTGACGGTCATTTGCCTAATTCAAAACATATTCCAACGGAAAAAATTGCAGAGCGCTGGCATGAGTTGGAAAAATTTAAAGACAAGCCTATTGTCGTCATATTTCGTAGCGGTGTTCGGTCAGGCCATGCGAGCTCAGTACTGTTTAAAAACGGATTTGTCCAAGTGCATAATCTCATGGGCGGTATCGATGCTTGGCGCCGCGCAAATTTACCCATCGTAAAGAGATAAAGAGAATAAATGCCTAAAGTAATTATGTATTCTTCTGGGTTTTGCCCCTATTGCAAGATGGCAGAAAATTTATTGCGTTCCAGAGGTGTTTCGGAAATTCAAAAAATTCGTATTGATTTGGATCCTAATCAGCGTATTGCAATGATGGAAAAGACAGGTCGTCGTACTGTTCCTCAGATTTATATCGGAGAAATGCATGTGGGTGGCTATGATGATTTAAATCGCCTGGATCATAAAGGCGAATTGCTGACATTACTGACACCTTAATGCTCTGATGGAAGGGTTGTATATTCTATTCGCTTATGGCAATCCTGAATTTTTAATCTTTAAATTAAACTGAATTAACTATGAGTGAACAACAATTACCTGTCTTTGCGATAGAGAAAATCTATGTTAAGGATTTATCCTTAGAGATCCCTAATGCACCCAGTATTTTTCTGGAACGTGAGACGCCTGAGGTAAACCTTCAGCTGAATACTAAAAATGAAAGCGTTGATCAGGAATTGTATGAAGTATTGCTAACAGTAACCGTTACTGCCAGGATTAAAGGTAAGGTTATGTTTTTAGTAGAAGTTCAGCAAGCAGGTATTTTTCGGATACATCATATCGAGGAAAAGGAAATGAACCCAGTTTTGGGTATTGCCTGTCCTAATATTCTATTTCCCTATTTACGCGAAACGGTATCGGATATCGTTACGCGAGCTGGATTCCCTACGGTTATTCTAAATCCGGTAAATTTTGAAGCCATTTATCGGCAGGATAAACAAAAAACTGAAACAGATGCTGTCGTTGAAAAAATTGAGAAAGCATAAAAAAATAATCGATGAGAAATATCTTCCTTGTTAAGCGATCACAATTTAAAACTCTAATTAGAGTTTTGTTGTTAGCTATATTATGGATCTTGTCAGGACATACTGCTGCCAGCATTGAGTTTCTCTCAACGGCAGAGAACGCTGTAATTATGTATGATGCACCTTCACTTAAAGCTGAGAAATTATATGTGGCAAATATCCATTTGCCAGTCGAGGTAGTGGTGAATGTTGAAGGTTGGGCTAAGATACGAGACCATAGTGGGAGTCTTGCTTGGGTTGAGAAAAAAGTTTTGAGTGATAAGCGCTATGTCATTGTTATTGTGCCATTGGCGGATGTCTATCAGGCGGCAGATGTTAATTCAAAATTAGTTTTTCAGGCTCAGGAAAATATTGTTATGGAATGGCTGGATTCCTCTACTATAGGATGGGTAAAAGTACGTCATCGTGATGGACAGAGTGGTCATGTCAGGGCTAATCAGGTCTGGGGTTCATGAAAATTGCCATACTGGGCGCTGGCGCCTGGGGTACGGCACTGGCTATTAATCTATCTTCGCGCCACCAAATAACATTATGGACAAAAGATCCAGCTCACCTTTCTGAGCTTATCAGCCATCGAGTTAATCAAAGTTATCTTCCCGGTTTTCCATTACCTGCGTCATTGCAATTTACATCTACACTTCAATACGCAATTGATTCCGTAGATCTTATTCTCGTTGTTGTGCCGATTGCTGGATTCCGAGAGACATTGCGCGGGGTGGTTAAAACAGGAATAAAAGTACCGATGATATGGGGGTGCAAGGGATTTGAACCGCGGATTGCTAAGCTGCCACATCAGATAGTGCAAGAGGAATATATTGATATTTTGCCTTGTGGTGTATTATCTGGCCCTAGTTTTGCCTTAGAGGTCGCGCAGAGTTTACCAACCGCTTTGACATTGGCATCCCGTGATGATGAATTTTCCAGGAAAATAGCAACCCAATTGCACAATAATAGATTACGAATTTATACCAGTCAGGATATTATCGGTGTAGAAACAGGGGGTGCGATCAAGAACGTCATTACCATAGCTGCGGGCATTTCTGATGGCTTGGGCTTTGGCCATAATGCGCGGGCTGCTTTAATTACAAGAGGGCTGGTAGAAATAGCTCGATTGGGGCTTAAGCTGGGTGGTTGTATGGAAACCTTTATGGGGCTGACTGGAATGGGCGATCTGATTCTTACCTGCACTAGTGACTTGTCACGTAACAGGCAGGTTGGATTGATGCTTGCTGAGGGACGTTGCTTGCCAGATATTTTGCGGAATCTGGGGCATGTTGCAGAAGGTGTGCATACCGCAAAGGAAGCGCAGCGATTAGCTACAGAACTAAACATTGAAATGCCGATTACACAAGCAGTCTGTAGTATTCTGTACGAAAATGTACCGGCTAAAATAGCGGTAGAAGCGTTGTTAAATCGTGAGCCAAAAACAGAGTTTATTAATTAAAGATGACAATGTAAATGCTGATAAAGGAAATTGGGAAGTAGATGATTGTGTATTTCTCTGAAACCTTGAAGCTGGTTTCGTTTATCATTGGCGCTGTATTTAACTTTGATGTGATAGTTTGCAAAATCAATTGTTGTAAAGGAGTGTATGCAATCGCTTGACCAAGCTTAGACAGCTTGATATAAGAGCGAATGCAGAAACTGCTTGTGACTTAATTACCAATAAATTAAAAGGGGAATTATATGAACAAATCCGAACTCATTGAGGCCATCTCTAAATCTGCTGATATATCTAAGGTTTCAGCAGGTCATGCGCTGGACGGAGCGTTATCTGCAATAAAGGCTGCGTTAAAAAAGAATGAAAGTGTTACTCTGGTTGGATTCGGAACCTTTAAAGTAGGTAAGCGTGCTGCACGTACTGGTCGGAATCCGCGTACTGGGGCTGCTATTAAAATAAAAGCGGCGAAGGTTCCTAAATTCAGTGCTGGTAAAGCACTTAAAGATGCAGTAAACTAGCGTCTTCGGATGGGTGCTTAGCTCAGCTGGTAGAGCGTCGCCCTTACAAGGCGAATGTCGGCGGTTCGATCCCGTCAGCACCCACCAAATTAGAATAGATGGTTTTAGGAGTGGTAGTTCAGTTGGTTAGAATACCGGCCTGTCACGCCGGGGGTCGCGGGTTCGAGTCCCGTCCACTCCGCCAAAAAATATATTAATATTAAGTAAACAATCAAAGGTGAGCGAGCGTTTACCTTTTTCTTCCTGCTGATTCTATCGGGTTTTAATAGTGTTTGATTTTGTTAACCGAAAAAAACGTGTCGTCCAGGTTATTATGTTTCTGGCGGTATTGCCTTTTTTATTTTGGGGTGTCGAGTCGTATCGCAGTGATGGAGGTGAAGGTTACGTTGCGATAGTTGATGGCAAAGAAATATCACGTCGTGAATTTGAACAGGCGTTACGCGATCAGCAAGAAAGGATGCGCAGTATGTTCGGCTCAAATTTTGATAGCGCGCTGCTTGATAATCCTCAAGTTAGAAACTCAGTGCTAGATAGACTCATCCAGCAGAGATTGTTACATCAAGAAGCAGTCAATAATAAATTTATCGTATTGAATTCACAGCTGGTAAAAGTAATAAGAGACATTCCAGAATTTCAACAGAATGGTGTTTTCTCAAATCAGCGTTATCAGGAATTATTGCAGAATCAGGGAGTAAGCCCATTAATATTTGAATCGCGTGTTCGACAAGAGCTGCTGCTGCAGCAGTTATTGGACGGCTATAGTGAAAATGGGTTTATCTCAAAGACCGCGGCAAAAAAGGCGCTTTATTTGAGTGAAGTCAAGCGTGAAATTAGTCAGGTCAGAATTAATCCGAGTCAGTTTATATCGCAGATAAATCCGGATGAAGCGGCGATAGAATCCTATTATGAGGAGCATCGTGCAGAATTTTATTTACCTGAACGAGTGCGTATAGAGTACTTGGTTTTATCTTTAGATAATCTGGCGGAAAATGAGCCGATAGATGAAGATGAGATTAGAAGTTATTTTGATGAACATCAGAGTGAATTTGGTCAGCCAGAAGAGCGACGAGCCAGTCATATTCTGATTAGTGTGCCTGCTGATGCATCGGGCGATGAAAGAAAGGCAGCGGAAGATAAAGCAAGCGAGATATTAGAGCAGATCAAACAGAATCCAAATGATTTTGCTGATCTGGCAAAACAGTATTCTGATGATCCAGGTTCAGCCAATCAGGATGGAGATTTAGGCTTCTTTGGCCGTGGTGCTATGGTTAAAGCGTTTGAAGATGAAATTTTTCAGATGGAGCTAGATGAAATACGTGGGTTGGTTGAAACGGATTTTGGATTTCATATTATTAAGCTTTCTGCGGTAAAACCTACCGAAGTGGCTGATTTTGAAGCAGTGGAAGCACAAATTGCTAAAAATTTGAAGCAACAAAAAATAGCAGTTCTATTTGGAGAAATAGCAGAAGATTTTAGTAATATTGTGTACGAACAAAGTGATAGTTTGCAGCCTGTAGCAGAAAGGTTTGAATTGTCAATACACGAGAGTGATTGGATTGATAGAAAAATAAAGGAACCTTCTGTTCTCGCTAATGAGAAATTATTAGCAGCCATTTTTTCTGACGATGCTATTAAGGATAAGCGGAATACCGATGCGATCGAGGTGGAACCCGATGTGTTTGTTTCTGCACGTATATTAGAGCATAAAGTTGCGGCGGCGCAATCATTAGCGATTGTAAAGGATGAGATTATTGAACGTCTGAAGCAACAAATTGCTGTTGAAATGGCTATGAAAGAGGGTGAGGAAAAGCTTGCGCACCTACAGGCAGGCGAGAACGATGTTGTTACATGGACTGATACTAAAGAAATTTCATATTCACAGTCTCAAGGTGTTGATTATGATATCCTGCAATCGGTTTTTAGGATAGACGGAGCCAGATTGCCCGCCTATGTGGGAATCAGTGATTCTCTCGGAGGCTATGATTTGATACGCGTCAACCGTATAATTGAACCAGATATGGAAGACGAGGCTAAAAATGAAAAGTTTAGCGAACAATTGCAAGAAATTATGACCCAGGAGGAGTTGTCATCTTATCTGAGTGGGCTCAGGCAGCGCTATGATGTCACAATCAAGCAGGATATAATAGCTAATTAATTTCCGTTG
This genomic window from Nitrosomonas cryotolerans ATCC 49181 contains:
- a CDS encoding S41 family peptidase, translating into MRDIVKKTGLILIGAITGIMLSLNFSAVANKETKEVLHPLPIEELRTFSQVFGRIKSDYVEQVEDKKLITEAINGMLVGLDPHSAYLDKDDYKELQIGTQGEFGGLGIQVSMEDGLVKVISPIEDTPAFHAGIKTGDLIIKLDDTAVKGMTLNEAIKRMRGKPKTPITITVVREGETEPLIFTLIRDIIKIQSVKSKLIEPGYAYVRITQFQEQTGENLAQALKKLFKESSIPMKGLILDLRNDPGGLLNGAVAVSAAFLPNNALVVYTEGRTADAQMKLHANPESYLRGTRQDYLEGLPAGTKTVPMITLVNGGSASASEIVAGALQDHKRSIVMGSQTFGKGSVQTILPLGNDTAIKLTTARYYTPNGQSIQAMGITPDIADESERDDKRLREVDLNRHLSNGKAKEAELITRAHEIEQESVKQPENNQDQDKDKDKKNNSPVEFGSSDDLLLIQAMNYLKNIIEKLDHNTIETDG
- a CDS encoding murein hydrolase activator EnvC family protein; the protein is MQSHLLYATPDHKENLRELRNRIQVLQKDLSRKEESKLEAADALRESERAISNANRKLTELTREKRRIEVNLKRLQAKHKRVKTSINVAQKQLDKLLYQQYLGGQQKYLRLLLNQQDPNQIARNIHYYKHLSLARSENIRTLRINQKKLEILTRTSRKQMDQLTAIQTEYSKQTEKLAQEKTKRQMVLSQISEKIIQQRQEINKLKHDEKRIANLVEQINKLLAKRNITPPLYNNKLPNTSKEKQSFASLKGRLYLPVRGELVSRFGSPRSGKHITWNGLFIRSPSGNDIKAIADGRIVFADWLRGFGNLMIVDHGNGYMSLYGNNETLYKQVGDIIRGGDIIAAAGNSGGNLDSGLYFELRHKGKPFDPLTWIKIE
- the gpmA gene encoding 2,3-diphosphoglycerate-dependent phosphoglycerate mutase — its product is MKKLVLLRHGESIWNKENRFTGWTDVDLTPKGLKEAQNAGRLLREHGFIFDQAYTSVLKRAIRTLWVTLDEMDQMWIPVHLSWRLNERHYGALQGLNKAETATKYGDEQVLVWRRSYDIQPPALTINDDRYPGNDLRYKELANQDIPLTECLKDTVIRFLPYWNDVIAPQVQSGSRVIITAHGNSLRALVKYLDGIPDQEILNCNIPTGVPLVYELDDHLKPIRNYYLGNPLEIQEAMQAMTNQGKSKI
- a CDS encoding rhodanese-like domain-containing protein; translation: MESTLLQDYFLLRPENLLFVVAALMSGGMLLWSTISGRSAKEIDTRTAIQLINYKDALVLDVRDDSEYADGHLPNSKHIPTEKIAERWHELEKFKDKPIVVIFRSGVRSGHASSVLFKNGFVQVHNLMGGIDAWRRANLPIVKR
- the grxC gene encoding glutaredoxin 3, whose product is MPKVIMYSSGFCPYCKMAENLLRSRGVSEIQKIRIDLDPNQRIAMMEKTGRRTVPQIYIGEMHVGGYDDLNRLDHKGELLTLLTP
- the secB gene encoding protein-export chaperone SecB, with the translated sequence MSEQQLPVFAIEKIYVKDLSLEIPNAPSIFLERETPEVNLQLNTKNESVDQELYEVLLTVTVTARIKGKVMFLVEVQQAGIFRIHHIEEKEMNPVLGIACPNILFPYLRETVSDIVTRAGFPTVILNPVNFEAIYRQDKQKTETDAVVEKIEKA
- a CDS encoding SH3 domain-containing protein; this encodes MLAILWILSGHTAASIEFLSTAENAVIMYDAPSLKAEKLYVANIHLPVEVVVNVEGWAKIRDHSGSLAWVEKKVLSDKRYVIVIVPLADVYQAADVNSKLVFQAQENIVMEWLDSSTIGWVKVRHRDGQSGHVRANQVWGS
- a CDS encoding NAD(P)H-dependent glycerol-3-phosphate dehydrogenase, producing the protein MKIAILGAGAWGTALAINLSSRHQITLWTKDPAHLSELISHRVNQSYLPGFPLPASLQFTSTLQYAIDSVDLILVVVPIAGFRETLRGVVKTGIKVPMIWGCKGFEPRIAKLPHQIVQEEYIDILPCGVLSGPSFALEVAQSLPTALTLASRDDEFSRKIATQLHNNRLRIYTSQDIIGVETGGAIKNVITIAAGISDGLGFGHNARAALITRGLVEIARLGLKLGGCMETFMGLTGMGDLILTCTSDLSRNRQVGLMLAEGRCLPDILRNLGHVAEGVHTAKEAQRLATELNIEMPITQAVCSILYENVPAKIAVEALLNREPKTEFIN
- a CDS encoding HU family DNA-binding protein; protein product: MNKSELIEAISKSADISKVSAGHALDGALSAIKAALKKNESVTLVGFGTFKVGKRAARTGRNPRTGAAIKIKAAKVPKFSAGKALKDAVN
- a CDS encoding SurA N-terminal domain-containing protein, translated to MFDFVNRKKRVVQVIMFLAVLPFLFWGVESYRSDGGEGYVAIVDGKEISRREFEQALRDQQERMRSMFGSNFDSALLDNPQVRNSVLDRLIQQRLLHQEAVNNKFIVLNSQLVKVIRDIPEFQQNGVFSNQRYQELLQNQGVSPLIFESRVRQELLLQQLLDGYSENGFISKTAAKKALYLSEVKREISQVRINPSQFISQINPDEAAIESYYEEHRAEFYLPERVRIEYLVLSLDNLAENEPIDEDEIRSYFDEHQSEFGQPEERRASHILISVPADASGDERKAAEDKASEILEQIKQNPNDFADLAKQYSDDPGSANQDGDLGFFGRGAMVKAFEDEIFQMELDEIRGLVETDFGFHIIKLSAVKPTEVADFEAVEAQIAKNLKQQKIAVLFGEIAEDFSNIVYEQSDSLQPVAERFELSIHESDWIDRKIKEPSVLANEKLLAAIFSDDAIKDKRNTDAIEVEPDVFVSARILEHKVAAAQSLAIVKDEIIERLKQQIAVEMAMKEGEEKLAHLQAGENDVVTWTDTKEISYSQSQGVDYDILQSVFRIDGARLPAYVGISDSLGGYDLIRVNRIIEPDMEDEAKNEKFSEQLQEIMTQEELSSYLSGLRQRYDVTIKQDIIAN